One window from the genome of Nicotiana sylvestris chromosome 9, ASM39365v2, whole genome shotgun sequence encodes:
- the LOC138877889 gene encoding protein MAIN-LIKE 1-like, giving the protein MYGVPLDGHPVALLPNMREYTGYQYMEMLQWLTGFRPADEGALSEASRLQLTSIRQHMEAMHDDITDDPPDLHIHRYTRLLMLLMFGGVLFPNTSGNFVSLRFIHHLDRLDDLHQYSWGATILGYLYMQMCRVSMSTQYDIAGFLPLLQLQPPLPPLALGAPPPFLPLARRWVDRRGYGGEYEARHNLPLCRDLLDLLEGAQFIWRPHIDKLIVSLPDYCSAD; this is encoded by the exons ATGTATGGGGTGCCCCTTGATGGACACCCTGTTGCTTTGCTGCCTAACATGAGAGAGTATACGGGATATCAGTACATGGAAATGTTGCAGTGGCTCACCGGTTTTCGGCCAGCGGATGAGGGTGCATTGAGTGAGGCTAGTCGTTTGCAGTTGACGTCCATCCGGCAGCATATGGAGGCGATGCATGATGACATTACGGATGATCCACCGGATCTGCATATTCACCGGTACACGAGGTTGCTGATGCTGCTTATGTTTGGAGGGGttttgttcccgaacacttcggggaattTTGTTAGCTTAAGATTTATTCATCATCTTGATCGGCTAGATGATTTACATCAGTACAGCTGGGGTGCTACCATTCTCGGTTACTTGTACATGCAGATGTGCCGGGTGAGCATGAGCACCCAGTACGACATTGCTGGATTTTTGCCGCTGCTACAG ttgcagccacctctaccaccctTAGCTCTAGGTGCACCAcctccgtttctccctctagctaggaggtgggttGATAGGCGAGGATATGGAGGAGAGTACGAGGCTCGACATAATCTCCCCTTGTGCAGGGATTTGTTAGATTTGCTGGAGGGCGCACAG TTCATTTGGAGGCCACACATCGATAAGCTAATAGTTAGTTTGCCCGATTATTGCTCGGCCGACTGA